TGACCGGGCAGACCCTGGACTTCAACGGCGGATCACAGACCCGATGACCGGGCCGGGCACCGCTTCGCCTGCCGGAACTACTATGTCGCTCACCGCGATCCGGGTGGCGGATTTGCAAAGGTCTGTCGAGTTCTACACCGCCGGATGTGGATTTGCTCTGGAGCGTGAGTTCTCAACCGACCTCTTCGACGCGATGATCCTGCGAGCCGGGACGGCCGGAATCGAGTTGCTCAGACCACGCGACGCCGCCGCCGCGCCCGATCACGGCAACATGTTCGCGAAGATGGTGGTCAACACCCGTGACGTCGACGGTCTCGTGGCACTCGCGTGCGCGCACGGCGGTACGGCAGAGATGCCGGTCACGGAACTGGAGGCGTTCGGCGGCATGGTTGTCGGATCGGTGCGCGACCCAGACGGCCACCTCATCGAGGTCGTTGGTCGCAGATGATCGGACATGACGCCGACCACTGAGTGGGACGGCGTACGTCCCCGTCGAAGGCCGCGATTTACGGTTGCGAAGAATCTGACGCAACGCAGCAATGAGGTGGGCTCGAGGTTGTCCGACGCGCCGGCCTCGGTGGAACAATTGGAATTCGGCTTCGGCCTCGTATTGACATAGTCTCCCGGACCGCGGTGCTGCGTCCTCGCGTACCGCGGTCTGGGTTATCAGCGTCCGGTTGGGCGACATCCCATGTGCGTGGCCGGGCGGCCGCGGAGTCCGCCGCCTCGCGGCGGTCGTTCCCCCTGCCGCAGCCCCGACGACGGGTCGGCCCGTCTGAGCATTACCGCAATTGCGACTGCGAGCGAGGATCGCTCCACCGAGCGGACGACGTGATCGTCGGCAATCCACAGGTCCGGGATGGAATCGGCGATATGGGATATCAGTGCGACGCGAGATCAGCGGCGACGCACCGGTCCCAAATCTCCCGCGCGGCCACCCGTGCTGGACCTACCAGCTTTCGGTAGTCCAGTGAGGTGACCGGAGCGCACACCGAAAGGCCCGCGAGATTACCGTAGATGTGGTCGGGCGGCCCGATCGAGACCCCGACGCAGCCGATACCGGCGAAGGCCTCGCCACGGTCGAACGCGGCGCCACGGTCGCGGGCCTGTGCGAACTCTGTGTCCAGTTGGGCGCGTGAGGTGATGCTGTGCGGGGTGCGCCGCACCAATTCGCCGTCACTGTCGTCTTGGAGTAGCTGCCGAGGGCGGG
The sequence above is drawn from the Rhodococcus jostii RHA1 genome and encodes:
- a CDS encoding VOC family protein, with product MSLTAIRVADLQRSVEFYTAGCGFALEREFSTDLFDAMILRAGTAGIELLRPRDAAAAPDHGNMFAKMVVNTRDVDGLVALACAHGGTAEMPVTELEAFGGMVVGSVRDPDGHLIEVVGRR